One window from the genome of Acidobacteriota bacterium encodes:
- a CDS encoding PQQ-binding-like beta-propeller repeat protein: protein MLLPAFAQNWPGFRGANAAGNGDGQNAPVSWDVTKNTNVVWKTPIPGLAHASPIVWGDKLFVATSVSSAPQGKFRIGLYGDVDSDKDLSKHAWKVYCLDKKTGKILWERTASEGVPKVKRHIKSTHASPSPVTDGKYVVAFFGSEGLFCYDYKGKLVWKQDLGILDSGWFFDPDYQWGMASSPIIYQGKVIVQCDQQKGSFIAAFDVKTGKEVWRTKRDEIPSWGSPTVFESKGRAMIVTNATKRIRGYDPATGKELFELSGNSEVTVGTPVVGHDLVFVTAGYPPIQPIYAIRPTATGDITLAEGQETNDHIAWSKKRGGTYIPTPIVYGDYLYTCSNNGVLTCYNAKTGERLYQQRIAAQSNAFTASPIAADGKLYFAGEDGDVFVVKAGPQYELLATNPVGESLLATPAISAGMIFVRSVSNLYGIADASAAKQKAAK, encoded by the coding sequence TTGTTGTTACCAGCGTTCGCCCAAAATTGGCCGGGCTTTCGCGGCGCCAATGCCGCTGGCAATGGCGACGGCCAAAATGCGCCGGTCAGTTGGGACGTGACCAAAAACACCAACGTCGTTTGGAAAACGCCGATTCCCGGACTTGCCCACGCCAGCCCGATTGTCTGGGGCGATAAGCTATTCGTCGCCACCTCTGTCAGCAGCGCGCCGCAAGGCAAGTTTCGCATCGGGCTTTACGGCGATGTGGATTCGGACAAAGACCTTTCCAAACACGCCTGGAAAGTTTATTGCCTGGACAAGAAGACCGGCAAAATCCTCTGGGAACGCACCGCCAGCGAAGGCGTGCCCAAGGTCAAACGCCACATCAAATCCACGCATGCCTCGCCCTCGCCGGTGACGGATGGCAAATATGTCGTGGCTTTCTTTGGTTCCGAAGGGCTGTTCTGTTACGACTACAAAGGCAAGCTGGTTTGGAAGCAAGACCTGGGCATCTTGGATTCGGGTTGGTTTTTTGACCCCGATTATCAATGGGGCATGGCGAGTTCGCCGATCATTTATCAGGGCAAAGTGATTGTGCAATGCGACCAGCAAAAAGGCTCGTTCATCGCCGCCTTTGACGTGAAGACCGGCAAGGAAGTCTGGCGCACCAAACGCGATGAAATCCCTTCGTGGGGTTCGCCGACGGTGTTTGAAAGCAAAGGCCGCGCAATGATCGTCACGAATGCGACCAAACGCATTCGCGGTTATGATCCGGCGACAGGCAAAGAGTTGTTTGAGCTTTCCGGCAATTCCGAAGTCACCGTCGGCACGCCCGTTGTCGGCCACGATCTGGTGTTTGTGACCGCCGGGTATCCACCCATCCAACCAATTTACGCCATCAGGCCGACCGCGACGGGCGACATCACGCTGGCTGAAGGCCAGGAAACCAATGATCACATCGCCTGGAGCAAGAAACGCGGCGGCACCTACATCCCCACGCCCATCGTTTATGGCGATTACCTATACACTTGCTCCAACAATGGCGTGCTGACTTGTTACAACGCTAAGACGGGCGAGCGGCTGTATCAGCAACGCATCGCTGCGCAATCGAATGCCTTTACCGCGTCGCCGATTGCTGCCGATGGCAAGCTGTATTTTGCCGGGGAAGACGGCGATGTATTTGTTGTCAAAGCCGGCCCGCAATACGAATTGCTGGCGACCAATCCGGTGGGCGAATCACTGCTGGCGACACCTGCAATTTCAGCAGGCATGATCTTTGTGCGTAGCGTCAGCAACCTATACGGCATTGCTGACGCCAGTGCGGCGAAACAAAAGGCCGCGAAATAA